In bacterium, the following are encoded in one genomic region:
- a CDS encoding B12-binding domain-containing radical SAM protein — protein sequence MKKVLFVNPPDEMESMFGVGEAFVQKYEPLGMLYIAATTREAGYEVHVVDAHAEDLDVNGIKDRIREIGPDAVGISTLTCSGALVWELGRWIKAEDPSVLIVLGNVHASVYADQYLMNGCCDVVVHGEGEDTFVDVLRQAANGRHFDGIPSISWLDNGVVRQTSPAIVIEDLDRLPYPARDLVNQKLYSLTEISNQNYVTENGDHGKTMVTSRGCVFRCEFCVVHAKRKQRYNVVEKVVDEMEMLERDYGASYVYIMDPLFMGRPRRVIEICDEIKRRGLSLKWGCDAHVNLITPPLIQAMASANCFELSLGIESGVQRLLDAVHKMSELSRVTEAVKTIRTYSNIRIEGLFILGLPGETYAESLETIRFATTLDLDMAQFSIMTPYPGSPLFEELRATGELDTGVRPDGSVDIDVWKRYSSYICFTDVDPIWVTPTQDIEQLRGLQKKALRRFYLRPKQIVKQIKRLRADNILESARIAINGFF from the coding sequence ATGAAGAAAGTCCTGTTCGTCAATCCGCCCGATGAGATGGAGTCGATGTTCGGCGTCGGCGAGGCGTTCGTGCAGAAGTACGAGCCGCTCGGCATGCTGTACATTGCCGCCACGACGCGCGAGGCGGGTTACGAGGTCCACGTCGTGGACGCCCACGCCGAGGACCTGGACGTCAACGGCATCAAGGACCGCATCCGCGAGATCGGCCCCGACGCCGTCGGCATCTCCACGCTCACATGTTCCGGCGCGCTCGTGTGGGAGCTTGGCCGGTGGATCAAGGCCGAAGACCCCTCCGTGCTGATCGTGCTCGGCAACGTCCATGCCTCGGTTTATGCCGATCAATATCTGATGAATGGATGTTGCGACGTGGTCGTCCACGGCGAAGGTGAGGATACGTTTGTCGACGTTCTGCGTCAGGCCGCGAACGGCCGGCACTTCGATGGCATTCCGTCCATTTCCTGGCTCGACAACGGCGTCGTGCGGCAGACCTCGCCCGCGATCGTCATCGAGGATCTGGACCGCCTGCCGTATCCGGCTCGCGACCTTGTCAATCAGAAGCTCTATAGCCTCACGGAAATCTCGAACCAGAACTACGTCACCGAAAACGGCGACCACGGCAAGACGATGGTCACCTCGCGCGGGTGCGTGTTCCGCTGCGAGTTCTGCGTTGTGCACGCCAAGCGCAAGCAGCGATACAACGTCGTGGAAAAGGTCGTGGACGAGATGGAGATGCTCGAGCGCGACTACGGCGCCTCCTACGTCTACATCATGGACCCGCTGTTCATGGGCCGCCCGCGCCGCGTCATCGAGATCTGCGACGAAATCAAACGACGCGGCCTTTCGCTCAAGTGGGGCTGCGACGCGCACGTCAATCTGATCACGCCGCCGCTCATCCAGGCGATGGCGTCGGCCAACTGTTTTGAACTGTCGCTCGGTATCGAGTCCGGCGTGCAGCGCCTGCTCGATGCCGTACACAAGATGTCCGAACTTTCGCGGGTCACCGAGGCGGTCAAGACGATCCGCACGTACTCGAATATCCGCATCGAGGGATTGTTCATCCTCGGCCTGCCCGGCGAGACGTACGCGGAATCGCTCGAGACAATTCGCTTCGCGACCACGCTCGACCTCGACATGGCGCAGTTTTCCATCATGACGCCGTATCCCGGCTCGCCGCTTTTCGAGGAGCTTCGCGCCACCGGCGAGCTCGACACCGGCGTCCGCCCGGACGGATCGGTGGATATTGACGTCTGGAAGCGCTACTCGTCGTACATCTGCTTTACGGACGTCGATCCGATTTGGGTCACCCCGACGCAGGATATCGAACAGCTTCGCGGCTTGCAGAAAAAGGCATTGCGCCGCTTTTACCTTCGCCCCAAACAGATCGTAAAGCAGATCAAGCGGCTGCGCGCCGACAACATCCTGGAGTCCGCGCGCATCGCCATCAACGGATTCTTCTAG